A genomic segment from Acidobacteriota bacterium encodes:
- the gmhB gene encoding D-glycero-beta-D-manno-heptose 1,7-bisphosphate 7-phosphatase — protein sequence MSDNQSAIRISHSAIEASAIFIDRDGTINEDIGYVSRPDELHIYSFAAEAIKQLNEAGFKIIVVTNQSGIARGFYDETMLAAIHQKLIRELARDGATIDAVYYCPHHPRFGNAQYRKVCDCRKPQTAMLERAVTEYQISLAASYVIGDKASDINLATNAGAKGVLVTTGYGAETYANIERFPCYPTIVAKNLLEAANLILTK from the coding sequence ATGAGCGATAATCAATCCGCAATCCGCATTTCGCATTCCGCAATCGAAGCGTCCGCAATTTTTATAGACCGTGATGGGACGATTAATGAAGATATTGGTTATGTTTCGCGTCCCGATGAATTGCATATCTATTCGTTTGCCGCCGAAGCCATTAAACAATTGAATGAAGCCGGATTTAAAATCATTGTGGTTACCAATCAATCGGGCATCGCGCGGGGTTTTTACGACGAAACCATGCTTGCGGCGATTCATCAAAAATTGATTCGCGAACTCGCGCGCGATGGCGCAACCATTGATGCGGTTTACTATTGCCCGCATCATCCGCGCTTCGGCAACGCGCAATATCGCAAAGTTTGTGACTGTCGTAAACCGCAAACTGCGATGCTCGAACGCGCTGTCACAGAATATCAAATTAGTCTTGCTGCATCTTATGTCATTGGCGATAAAGCGAGCGACATCAACCTGGCGACCAACGCAGGCGCAAAAGGTGTGCTGGTGACGACCGGGTACGGCGCGGAAACTTACGCGAATATCGAACGCTTCCCCTGTTATCCAACCATCGTTGCAAAAAATTTACTCGAAGCCGCCAATCTCATCTTGACAAAATAG
- the recN gene encoding DNA repair protein RecN codes for MLTLLNISNIALIDDLQVEFERGLNLLTGETGSGKSIIVDALGTLIGGRFSAEMIKAGAQRASIEGQFLVERNDGLEALLDSSGIELNVNGANDIIIRREMTASGRNKIFVNNQLATLTLLKDLRAFLVDIHGQGEQQTLFSPDTHLDLLDAFANTFGQRQEVANKYKQFAALKREIDELRQDEAKKYQLIDILRFQIEELQRAQLEIGEDERLEEERKRLNNVEKLTTLSSEAYGAIYEDSESALGRMKQATRRVEELAEYDSSFRAYLEGLQNARAVLEDLAFSLRDFADGLEFSPERLSEVENRLAEISRLKRKYGGTLESALAHLEDAQERLNNIEHADQREQELQTELAKVRRQYLKAARDLHGKRQRAAEGFEKSVVAGLAEVAMENSRFEVRIVVPSDEELNDADAARAFTATGIDRVEFYFSANVGEDVRPLAKVASGGEASRLMLVLKTIATASEFPRTIVFDEIDTGIGGRVSEAVGVKLKKLSASNQVLCVTHQPQIARFADAHLLVQKEAIAGRTVVNLTKLDHRGRVEELARMLTGAEITDTARRHAREMLKA; via the coding sequence ATGCTCACACTGCTGAATATTTCCAACATCGCTTTGATTGATGATTTGCAAGTCGAGTTCGAGCGCGGCTTGAATTTGCTGACCGGCGAAACCGGCTCCGGGAAATCCATTATCGTTGATGCGCTCGGCACCTTGATTGGCGGGCGCTTTTCCGCAGAGATGATTAAAGCCGGGGCGCAGCGCGCTTCTATCGAGGGGCAATTTCTGGTCGAACGCAATGATGGATTGGAAGCCTTGCTTGATTCGTCAGGCATTGAACTCAATGTCAATGGCGCGAATGACATCATTATTCGCCGCGAGATGACCGCATCGGGGCGCAATAAAATTTTCGTCAATAATCAACTGGCGACACTGACACTCTTGAAAGATTTGCGCGCGTTTCTGGTTGATATTCACGGGCAGGGCGAACAGCAAACCCTTTTCAGCCCCGACACGCACCTCGATTTACTCGACGCTTTCGCCAACACCTTCGGTCAACGACAAGAGGTTGCCAACAAATATAAACAGTTTGCTGCGTTGAAGCGCGAAATCGATGAACTCAGACAGGATGAAGCAAAGAAATATCAACTCATCGACATTCTGCGTTTTCAAATTGAAGAACTGCAACGCGCCCAACTTGAAATTGGCGAAGATGAGCGCCTCGAAGAAGAACGCAAACGATTGAACAATGTTGAAAAACTGACGACCCTTTCAAGCGAAGCTTACGGCGCGATTTACGAAGACAGCGAATCGGCGCTGGGGCGAATGAAACAGGCAACGCGCCGCGTTGAAGAACTCGCCGAATATGATTCGAGTTTTCGCGCTTACCTTGAAGGCTTGCAAAATGCCCGCGCGGTCTTGGAAGACCTGGCGTTTTCATTGCGCGATTTTGCCGATGGGCTGGAATTTTCTCCCGAACGCTTGAGCGAAGTCGAAAATCGTCTGGCGGAAATTTCCAGGCTGAAACGCAAATACGGCGGCACGCTTGAAAGCGCGCTCGCGCATCTCGAAGACGCGCAGGAACGTTTGAACAACATCGAACATGCAGACCAGCGCGAACAGGAATTACAAACTGAACTTGCAAAAGTGCGCCGCCAGTATTTAAAAGCCGCCCGTGATTTGCACGGCAAACGTCAACGCGCCGCCGAAGGGTTTGAAAAGAGCGTCGTCGCGGGACTTGCGGAAGTGGCAATGGAAAACTCGCGATTTGAAGTGCGCATTGTTGTGCCTTCGGATGAGGAATTGAACGATGCGGACGCCGCGCGCGCGTTTACCGCGACCGGCATTGATCGCGTCGAATTCTATTTTTCCGCAAACGTTGGTGAAGATGTGCGCCCGCTTGCCAAAGTTGCATCGGGCGGCGAAGCCTCGCGTTTGATGTTGGTGTTGAAGACCATTGCAACGGCGTCGGAATTTCCGCGCACCATTGTTTTCGATGAAATCGACACCGGCATCGGTGGGCGGGTTTCGGAAGCTGTCGGTGTCAAACTCAAAAAACTATCGGCATCCAATCAAGTCTTATGCGTCACCCATCAACCGCAAATTGCCCGTTTTGCTGATGCACATCTGCTCGTTCAAAAAGAGGCTATCGCCGGACGCACGGTGGTGAACCTCACGAAACTTGACCACAGAGGTCGCGTCGAAGAGTTGGCGCGCATGCTCACAGGCGCAGAGATTACCGACACGGCGCGTCGCCACGCCAGAGAGATGCTCAAGGCATAA
- a CDS encoding ComEC/Rec2 family competence protein, producing the protein MNESTYAPHRQPFLYLLAALVSGILADKFLEPPVWSLWVLLIPSFFGAVFFIYRKAHRVTTLGLLLGFVMVAALLAHQEHISVNDTRLQKLFEQQIITASEPVELTGVLMQPPEPAPEAVYLDVEAESLRIYQESLAASGRVKLFLATEDAQTAREFQELKLDYGSRIRVLVRLERARNYKNPGSVNFNEFLERQGYDLKGTIKSPLLIEVSGRASRNRWLAALFHFRLRAMQAIDARFEQPVAGTLKAMLLGSRYFLDAETSERLRESSTFHTLVISGMHIAIIAWLLLNLPFIKIFRNREAKGFFSITAIPRNREQTRRPHLLRVSFAFMVLWAYTLMVGLAPPVTRATVMISVGLLAPLLFRQAASLNTVSLAAFLMLALKPALVADPGFQLSFIAVAAIVTLAIPLVNKLKSIGEWRPSPIHPHPPACSEWLRAICEILFWDERAFLREMAHSPITFHLDKSPAAIRLNRWRVQWFIRWIFTLLITSTAIQLMTLPLMAFYFNRVAPVGVMLNIFSGVLTAVMMFAAILVIVLGTIKAGFAVPFIFTVQLAHDLLVHSIKPFLNIPAMTFRVAHYEGWQSIVYAVYFLPLGWLALMIDRWQPVKSVGSKQQAVGSNESASHATVYDAQAKGQMRLLARVKPLIAYCLLPTLFCMIFVIIHPPSKLPKNQLTIYFLDVGQGDAALVVFPQGTTMLIDGGGELTYRKKQPAESKKFNDEAMPLTALDQDAEEQETNYREPGFAVGESVVARFLWSLGLTDIDYVLATHADADHIGGLSEVMKNLQAREAIVGRVVSSNPEFDKFVKVANACQTPLAILTSGEIFEIDGVKIEVLHPQTATQAQEKANNTSIVLRLIYGSTAILMTGDIEKNAEAALLNSGVNLRAEVLKVPHHGSKTSSTDAFIDAVKPQLAILSVGERSRFGHPHKVVIERFLKRDVKLLQTGRSGMVTLQSDGATVQVTTYAP; encoded by the coding sequence ATGAACGAATCCACTTACGCGCCGCATCGCCAACCTTTTCTCTATTTGTTAGCTGCGCTCGTTAGTGGCATTCTTGCGGATAAATTTTTAGAACCGCCGGTTTGGAGTTTATGGGTATTACTTATTCCATCTTTTTTCGGCGCAGTTTTTTTCATCTACCGAAAAGCCCATCGTGTGACAACTCTTGGTTTGTTGCTCGGTTTCGTGATGGTTGCGGCTTTGCTCGCCCATCAGGAACACATAAGCGTTAATGACACGCGATTGCAAAAGTTATTTGAACAACAAATCATCACGGCAAGCGAACCTGTGGAACTGACAGGCGTGTTAATGCAACCGCCCGAACCTGCGCCAGAGGCTGTTTATCTGGATGTCGAAGCCGAAAGTTTACGCATCTATCAGGAATCGCTTGCGGCATCGGGGCGCGTCAAACTTTTTCTTGCGACCGAAGACGCGCAGACCGCTCGCGAATTTCAAGAGCTGAAGCTTGATTATGGTTCGCGCATTCGTGTGCTGGTGCGCCTCGAACGCGCCCGCAATTATAAAAACCCCGGCTCGGTAAATTTCAACGAATTTCTCGAACGACAGGGTTACGATTTGAAAGGCACCATCAAAAGCCCTTTGCTGATTGAAGTCTCAGGTCGTGCTTCGAGGAACCGCTGGCTTGCCGCGCTCTTCCATTTTCGTTTGCGAGCGATGCAGGCGATAGATGCGCGGTTTGAACAACCCGTGGCGGGAACGCTTAAAGCTATGCTGCTGGGCAGCCGTTATTTTTTAGATGCCGAGACCAGTGAACGATTGCGCGAGAGTTCAACCTTTCACACCCTGGTGATTTCCGGCATGCACATCGCCATCATCGCCTGGCTGTTATTGAATCTCCCTTTCATTAAAATTTTTCGCAATCGCGAAGCGAAAGGCTTTTTTTCTATAACCGCAATTCCGCGAAATCGCGAGCAGACTCGCCGCCCGCATCTGTTGCGTGTCAGTTTCGCATTTATGGTTTTGTGGGCTTACACCTTAATGGTCGGGCTTGCGCCGCCGGTGACGCGGGCGACAGTGATGATCAGCGTCGGATTGCTTGCGCCGCTCTTGTTTCGGCAAGCCGCATCGCTCAACACCGTTTCACTGGCGGCGTTTTTGATGCTTGCCTTGAAACCGGCTCTGGTAGCCGATCCTGGTTTTCAACTGAGTTTTATTGCTGTCGCCGCCATCGTCACATTGGCGATTCCGCTGGTCAATAAATTGAAAAGTATTGGTGAGTGGCGACCATCACCGATTCACCCTCACCCACCTGCTTGCAGCGAGTGGTTACGCGCCATTTGCGAAATACTGTTTTGGGATGAGCGGGCTTTTCTACGCGAAATGGCACACTCGCCAATTACCTTTCATCTCGATAAGTCGCCCGCTGCCATTCGCTTGAATCGTTGGCGCGTGCAATGGTTCATCAGATGGATATTCACGCTGTTGATTACTTCAACCGCAATTCAACTGATGACCTTGCCGCTGATGGCTTTTTATTTCAATCGGGTTGCGCCGGTAGGCGTGATGCTGAATATTTTTTCAGGTGTGCTGACCGCTGTCATGATGTTTGCAGCAATTCTGGTGATTGTACTCGGTACAATCAAAGCGGGTTTCGCTGTGCCGTTCATCTTCACCGTTCAATTGGCGCACGATTTACTGGTTCATTCCATCAAGCCTTTTCTCAATATCCCGGCAATGACTTTCCGGGTTGCGCATTACGAAGGCTGGCAATCCATCGTTTACGCCGTTTATTTTCTTCCGCTCGGTTGGCTGGCGCTGATGATTGACCGATGGCAACCAGTGAAATCAGTAGGCAGTAAGCAGCAGGCAGTAGGCAGTAACGAATCAGCCTCACACGCTACGGTTTATGATGCTCAAGCAAAAGGGCAGATGCGATTGCTGGCAAGAGTAAAACCGCTTATTGCCTACTGCCTGCTGCCTACTCTTTTTTGCATGATTTTCGTCATCATTCATCCGCCAAGTAAATTGCCGAAGAACCAACTCACTATCTATTTTCTCGATGTCGGGCAAGGCGATGCGGCGCTTGTGGTGTTTCCGCAAGGCACCACCATGTTGATTGATGGGGGTGGTGAACTCACTTACCGCAAAAAGCAACCCGCAGAGTCGAAGAAGTTTAATGATGAAGCGATGCCTTTAACTGCGCTCGATCAGGACGCCGAAGAGCAGGAAACGAATTACCGGGAACCGGGTTTTGCAGTTGGCGAATCGGTGGTGGCGCGATTTTTGTGGTCACTTGGACTAACGGACATCGATTATGTGCTGGCAACCCACGCCGACGCCGACCATATCGGTGGGCTTTCCGAGGTGATGAAAAACCTGCAGGCACGCGAAGCGATTGTCGGTCGCGTGGTTTCCAGTAATCCCGAATTCGATAAGTTTGTAAAAGTGGCGAATGCCTGCCAGACGCCTTTAGCGATTCTCACAAGCGGTGAGATTTTTGAAATCGACGGCGTCAAAATCGAAGTCCTGCATCCGCAAACGGCAACTCAAGCGCAAGAGAAAGCCAATAATACTTCAATTGTGTTGCGATTGATTTATGGTTCAACAGCGATTTTAATGACCGGCGATATTGAAAAAAATGCTGAAGCCGCTTTGCTGAACTCAGGGGTTAATTTACGCGCCGAGGTTTTGAAAGTTCCTCATCATGGCTCGAAGACCTCATCTACCGACGCCTTCATTGATGCTGTCAAACCGCAACTGGCTATCCTATCGGTTGGTGAACGCAGCCGCTTCGGTCATCCGCATAAAGTGGTTATTGAACGCTTTCTCAAACGCGACGTTAAATTATTGCAGACTGGTCGCAGCGGAATGGTAACTTTGCAAAGCGATGGCGCTACGGTGCAGGTGACCACTTATGCGCCGTGA
- a CDS encoding PspA/IM30 family protein, with protein MWERIKRLFRSVFGGIIESAEDPELILKQTIRDMQDKVPQMRENVAQVMATEKQLEKQAVVLEREIGELDLKVKAAIKQGRDDIARTYITALQEKQVALDRSRGQLESARVASLQARKFLDNYILQVKKRAAEAQQLVNEARAAKMQEQLSQAMASFQVGDDSSTFDEMREKIQRRSASAEARMDLATGGIESQIADIERESLNLQVEDLLSAYKQQMGVGNVSQPSIGSESEKTLGPSDRAKALE; from the coding sequence ATGTGGGAGAGAATTAAAAGGCTGTTTCGTTCAGTCTTTGGCGGCATCATTGAATCGGCAGAAGACCCTGAATTGATTTTGAAGCAGACGATTCGTGATATGCAGGACAAAGTTCCGCAGATGCGCGAAAACGTCGCGCAGGTGATGGCGACCGAAAAGCAGCTTGAAAAGCAGGCGGTGGTTCTGGAACGCGAAATCGGCGAATTGGATTTAAAGGTCAAAGCTGCAATCAAACAGGGACGCGATGACATTGCCCGCACTTACATCACCGCTTTGCAGGAAAAGCAGGTGGCGCTCGACCGTTCACGAGGGCAACTTGAGTCGGCGCGCGTGGCTTCTTTACAGGCGAGAAAATTTTTAGACAACTACATTCTGCAAGTCAAAAAACGCGCCGCCGAAGCCCAACAACTGGTCAACGAAGCGCGCGCCGCGAAGATGCAGGAGCAACTCTCGCAAGCGATGGCGTCATTTCAAGTTGGCGATGATTCCAGCACCTTCGATGAGATGCGCGAAAAAATCCAACGCCGTTCGGCTTCTGCCGAAGCGCGTATGGATTTAGCGACCGGGGGCATCGAATCGCAGATTGCCGACATCGAACGCGAATCGTTGAATTTGCAGGTTGAAGATCTGCTCTCGGCTTACAAACAGCAGATGGGCGTAGGCAATGTTTCGCAACCTTCAATTGGCAGTGAAAGCGAAAAGACGCTCGGTCCGTCCGATAGAGCCAAAGCTTTGGAATAG
- a CDS encoding ATP-binding protein, which produces MSRSRLLLDELEQLPAWAQLMAKKYYAGEASHFLVHGNIYDLVKSGTDYISLLNYLQLELVGSKNLVTYNRSEGIKFGSHEAERAFTMQLRVADPAGSRDLLRQLPKDPARSIPLLEHFLLYGEQVAVIINFLDTIIPAGDVSYMSGDDRTNLVSLQRWITSSRLLRKDNIVILIAESVSEIHPRIRQSSRLAAIEIPYPNDSERLEYIRYQKEQLPNLKLDNVTDEQLSLMTSGLNRVHLSSMLRSAASEEDGLTLDKIRRKKKELIEAETVGLVEFVHPRHGLDAVGGMTKAKEYMKSIAKTMLEGSVEEVPMGILISGPVGTGKTFLAECFAHDCGLNVVAFKNFRERWVGSSEANLEKILNLLQTLAPIVVLVDEADATLGSRDSGGDSGVDARIFSKLAASMGNTQNRGRILWILMTSRPDLLPIDLKRQGRAEEHISLFYPETEQERQEVIDAMIRKNRIVHEVTDWHPITKNKLTLSGADIESMLIRSRRVAKMNGHEKVTQADVEQVAAEFTPARDEMAVEYQMLVAAREATSKEMIPEKYRNLSPAELSQRIEQMRMYIR; this is translated from the coding sequence ATGTCACGATCAAGATTACTTTTAGACGAACTCGAACAGTTGCCCGCCTGGGCGCAACTGATGGCAAAAAAATATTATGCGGGTGAAGCCAGTCACTTCTTGGTGCACGGCAATATTTATGATCTGGTGAAATCGGGCACAGACTACATCAGCTTGCTCAATTACCTGCAACTGGAACTCGTCGGCTCAAAAAATCTGGTCACCTATAACCGCAGCGAAGGCATTAAATTTGGCTCACACGAAGCCGAACGCGCCTTTACTATGCAATTGCGCGTCGCTGACCCGGCGGGCAGTCGCGATTTACTCAGACAACTCCCGAAAGACCCGGCGCGGTCGATTCCCCTGCTTGAACATTTTCTGCTTTACGGCGAACAGGTCGCGGTCATCATTAATTTTCTCGATACGATTATCCCGGCGGGCGATGTGAGTTATATGTCAGGCGACGACCGCACCAACCTGGTGTCATTGCAACGATGGATTACCAGTTCACGCCTCCTCAGAAAAGACAATATTGTCATCTTGATTGCCGAAAGCGTTTCGGAAATTCACCCACGCATCCGTCAAAGTTCGCGCCTTGCCGCCATTGAAATTCCTTATCCGAATGACAGCGAACGCTTGGAATATATTCGTTATCAAAAAGAGCAACTTCCGAATCTGAAATTGGATAACGTCACCGATGAACAATTGTCTTTGATGACATCGGGCTTGAATCGCGTGCATCTCAGTTCAATGTTGCGCAGCGCCGCCAGCGAGGAAGACGGGCTGACGCTGGATAAAATCCGGCGCAAAAAGAAAGAACTCATCGAAGCTGAAACCGTCGGGCTGGTTGAATTCGTTCACCCGCGCCACGGACTCGACGCGGTTGGCGGCATGACCAAAGCCAAAGAGTACATGAAATCGATTGCCAAAACCATGCTCGAAGGCAGCGTCGAAGAAGTCCCGATGGGCATATTGATTTCCGGTCCCGTTGGCACCGGCAAAACGTTTCTTGCCGAATGTTTTGCTCACGATTGCGGATTGAATGTTGTGGCGTTTAAAAATTTCCGCGAACGCTGGGTGGGGTCGAGCGAAGCCAATCTCGAAAAGATTTTGAATCTTTTGCAAACCCTTGCGCCGATTGTCGTGCTGGTTGATGAAGCGGACGCCACCCTTGGCTCACGCGATTCGGGCGGCGATTCGGGCGTTGATGCGCGCATCTTTTCCAAGCTTGCGGCGTCGATGGGCAACACCCAAAATCGCGGACGCATTTTATGGATACTGATGACTTCTCGCCCGGATTTATTGCCGATTGATTTGAAACGACAGGGACGCGCCGAAGAACACATTTCCCTCTTTTATCCCGAAACCGAACAGGAGCGTCAGGAAGTAATTGACGCGATGATTCGCAAAAACCGCATCGTTCACGAAGTCACCGATTGGCATCCGATTACCAAAAACAAATTGACGCTCTCAGGCGCGGATATTGAATCCATGCTCATTCGTTCGCGCCGCGTCGCCAAAATGAACGGGCATGAAAAAGTCACGCAAGCAGACGTCGAACAGGTCGCCGCAGAATTCACTCCGGCGCGTGACGAAATGGCTGTCGAGTATCAAATGCTGGTGGCGGCGCGCGAAGCGACCTCGAAAGAGATGATTCCCGAAAAATATCGCAATCTCTCACCCGCTGAACTCAGTCAACGCATCGAACAAATGCGTATGTATATCAGGTGA
- a CDS encoding Uma2 family endonuclease, giving the protein MSAHAQREKLKTRTSSKPTAPKAVVPEQSMVRRWRFSVADFNAMIEAGVLKEDDRVELIEGEIVEMSPIGTAHSSCVKRLNALLAQRIAQHAILSVQDPVQASGFSQPQPDIALLKYRADFYAARHPLPKDILLVIEVADSTVVYDREVKMPLYARAKIAQAVLIDLSSQVIEVYSRPVKGKYTRVQTLKRGDALTIHKLPDVELKVGEILG; this is encoded by the coding sequence ATGTCGGCTCATGCGCAAAGAGAAAAATTAAAGACAAGAACTTCAAGCAAACCGACTGCGCCTAAAGCAGTCGTTCCTGAACAATCGATGGTTCGCCGCTGGCGGTTCAGCGTAGCGGATTTCAACGCGATGATTGAGGCGGGGGTACTCAAAGAAGATGACCGCGTAGAGCTAATTGAAGGAGAAATTGTCGAAATGAGTCCAATAGGAACCGCTCATAGCTCTTGTGTAAAGCGCTTGAACGCTTTGCTAGCACAACGGATTGCTCAACACGCCATCCTCAGTGTGCAAGACCCTGTGCAGGCGAGCGGATTTTCGCAACCGCAACCCGACATCGCCTTGTTGAAGTATCGCGCCGATTTTTATGCCGCCAGACATCCGCTGCCCAAAGATATTTTGCTGGTTATTGAAGTCGCCGACTCTACGGTGGTTTATGACCGGGAAGTGAAAATGCCTTTATATGCGCGCGCGAAAATAGCGCAAGCGGTGTTGATTGATTTGTCATCTCAAGTTATCGAAGTTTATTCAAGACCGGTTAAAGGAAAATACACGCGCGTACAAACTTTAAAACGGGGCGATGCATTGACAATTCATAAACTCCCCGATGTCGAATTGAAAGTTGGTGAAATTTTAGGTTAA
- a CDS encoding ACT domain-containing protein — protein sequence MSAIQLTLSLLPETLAVCRLSQEENIPGWATKGEFYSVTRTADELSIVCDAANIPPEVQREENWRCLKIAGTLDFSMIGILSSLTTSLAEAEISIFAISTFDTDYLLVKSDKLKKAIAVLSSTGHRVNI from the coding sequence ATGTCTGCAATTCAACTAACCCTTTCACTGCTCCCGGAAACGCTGGCAGTTTGCCGATTAAGCCAGGAAGAAAATATTCCTGGCTGGGCAACGAAAGGCGAATTTTATTCTGTGACGCGAACCGCTGATGAACTTTCAATCGTTTGTGACGCGGCGAATATTCCACCTGAAGTTCAAAGAGAAGAGAACTGGCGGTGCTTGAAAATTGCAGGCACCCTTGATTTTTCAATGATTGGGATTCTTTCGTCACTGACAACTTCGCTCGCTGAAGCCGAAATCAGCATCTTTGCCATTTCAACATTTGATACGGATTATTTGTTAGTGAAATCCGATAAGCTCAAAAAAGCCATTGCCGTTTTGTCTTCGACTGGACATCGGGTTAATATCTGA
- a CDS encoding YMGG-like glycine zipper-containing protein gives MSVSFKKKNSLAIFLILVFMLLTAIPEVFAHRRPYRHRHSKTKHIAVGTAVGAVGGALIGGRKGALIGAGAGAGTGYLVYRHKKNKHKKVYRRYR, from the coding sequence ATGTCCGTCTCATTTAAAAAGAAAAATTCATTGGCAATATTTTTAATATTGGTATTTATGTTGCTCACGGCGATACCTGAAGTTTTTGCGCATCGTCGCCCATACAGACATCGCCATAGCAAAACCAAACATATTGCGGTTGGTACGGCAGTCGGCGCTGTCGGGGGCGCGTTAATCGGTGGCAGAAAAGGCGCATTGATTGGCGCAGGCGCGGGAGCCGGCACAGGTTATCTGGTCTATCGGCATAAGAAAAATAAACATAAAAAAGTTTATCGCCGCTATCGGTAA